The nucleotide window AGTATTGGCCCGATGTTTGGACAATTAGGACATTTTAAACGTTCTGCTTCTGAAAAAATTGCTTATGCCATTAACCGCTATGAAACCGAAACTTTACGTTTATTTAAAGTTTTAAATCGACAGTTAGAAACCCATGAATTTATCGCGGGAGCTTATTCTATTGCTGATATGGCGACTTATCCCTGGATTGTCTCAGCTAATGATTATTTAGGAATAACAGTAGATGAACATCCTCATTTAAAACGATGGTCGGAAAATTTACAAAAACGCTCCGCCGTACAAAAAGGAATGGCTATTTTAAATTCTTAAAATTCCCGATTTATTATCTATTTCGATAATCATATCTATAATCCCTTCTTCCCGATGAATTATAACGATAGCGACTGCTTAAATCTCGACGACTAGGACTATATGTATTCGAGTTACGCTCTAAATTATTACGGGGATGATAGGGCTGCATGATACGCTCGTAATAATTTCGTTGTCTTTGAGAGCGATTTTCATCATAATTACTGGGATAATTTCTATTTTGTTCAATTCGGTTAGGATACGAAGGATTCATAATCCATCTGTAATTATCTCGCTGTCTTTGAGAGTCGATTTCATCATTACTGATATCTGTTTCATCTTCTTGAAAAATTTCGGGTTCTTCTTCTCTACTCACTTGACTCGCAGCCGATAAACCAAACCCCAAATTTATCGTAGTTGCTAGAGCAATTATTCCTGTTAGAGTGAAAATCAGTTTATTCACGAGTGTTCCCTATTTCTTGGCCTACTCTTTATGTTAACTTGACTTAATTTCTCTGGGCATCCTACATAGGAGTGATATCTAATTGAGTTAGAGACTCATGAATTATGACTGACAAGAATTCTTTTTATTTTTCACCGTAAAAGTTTATGAAATTTAATTAAAATAAACCGATAAAATCAATCTGTTGTCGGAAAAATTGAGAAAAAGTAGGAATTTAACTTCCAATTTATCAAAGATTACTCTATAATAGAAATAAAAGAAATAAAATTTTAATAAAAAAGTAATTCAGTGAAAAAGGGGTTAGATCTCCCTAAACCATCCCAGTAAACCTATGACTAAATCAGAAGCGTATCAATTAGCCAAAAAGAGAGGGTTTAAAAAATCTAAAGCAACATTTGGAATAAACTTTAAAAAAACCCCTGATGCTGTTATTTGCGGAATTAAGCGGACAGAAAGCGGAAATTATGAGGATGTGTTGTCTTCAACCCTTCAAGATTTGAATTCTCTTGAATCTCCCAACGGCAATAATGGAAAGATTACATTAGACCAACTTTCCCTTAATAATTCCTTCGTTGCCGAAGAGGAAAGCCAGGAAAAAAATGAAAAATTAACCCAGGAAGTAATAGACTCACATACCGTCTTAGATGGGGCAGAAAATAACCCGTCTCTATCTTCAAATAAACAGGATCAAAATTACCCTTCATCAACTTCGGTTGTGGCTTCCTCTCAATTACCGGATATTGTAGAAGGAACGTTACTTTTATGTCGGCTTTACGAAATAGCGGACGAAATTGATTTAGGCGGGGTTTCTAATTGTATAGCTAAACCGACTGCCCGTCGTCAAATTTCAGTTCATGCCAAACAAGCAGAAAGTATTCAAATTGCCCAGCCTCCCGTACAAGCTGAATTTGGTAAAATATCATTTTCTGTAGGGGGGGTATTTTTAACTGGAACTCTCAGAACCAGTATTTATGAGTTAGGCGCGATCGCTTTAACGTTAGAATTACCTTTATTAGAAATTACTCGTTGGTCAACCATTGCTCATATTATCGGAGCATTACAAGAATCACCCCAAGAATTACAAACGCTTTTTTTAACTGCCCTTGAAGAACTAGAAAAATTATTAGCCCCTGTCTTAAAAAAACCTCATCGAGGTTCAATTGTAGAAGATTATAGTATTGTTGTGATTGAACATTTAGCCCAAGAAATAGACATTCCCGAACTCGCCAATAATCCTTATGTTTGGGCGACTGTCTTAGGAGAAAAACGAGTTTTAAGTCAAAATGCCTCAAAATTATTGACTCAAATGAGCTATTATTCTAATGATTTAGCGCTATTAAGTTGGAACACTGCTTTATTGATTGAACCTGATCCTTTAGCGGTAGCGACCGCCGTAGCCTTGATAGAATTTGCTAATGTAGAGTTATTATTAATGCGTTCTTATGATGCTGAACTTGACGCGGAATTACCTTTATTATATCGTCAATTACCCCAAGAACGACCCCAATTTGCGATTCCTTTAGTGGGTCGTTATAGTCGATTATTGCATCAAGTACAACGATTAGTGGCGGAATTTACAGAAGTTACGGAACGGGTTGATAATGCCCTTAAAGTAACGGATGATGTCTATTGGAATCGATTTTATAGCGCTCTGCTCAATGTTTTACGGGTTGATGTTTGGCGTTCAGGGGTAGAGCATAAGTTAGCACTGTTGCGGGAAACTTACGGGATGCTTCATAATGAGGCGGATACGGAACGAGCAACGGCTCTTGAATGGATTATTGTTTTACTAATTTTCTTTGAAATTGTGATGGCCTTATTGAGAAATACTTAAATAATAAAAATATTAGTTTTATTTAATATTTATTCTCAGAAGAATCAACACAGGCTTTAGTAAAAACTTTAGGAGATTGAGACACCAGCATAACTTTTCCTTGGTCATTAATAAACCAGCTTTGAGCCTCAACTATATCAGACGATGAATCTCTGTGAGGCTCAACTTTTGATTCATTTAAAGACTGGGGAGGTTCTATATCTTCCCATATATTACTAGAACTTAGAATGTCTGTGGGATCAGGTCTGTATCCTCCTCGTCCGGTAATCACAAAACGACTCTCTAATTCTCCTCTCCTCACTTCACAAACGTCATTGATTTGGGGGGTATCTGATTGACGAGAATCGTCCGATAATTGGTCTTGAGGCTCAAAGTCGGGTCGATTAATTTGAACCACTCCGTTAATTCCTAATTCCGAACTAGCGTTAATATCGCTCAAAGGGGTAATTCTGCCTCTCGGTTCAATACCAAATATCCCTTGTGTGGTAATCGTAATATTTCCCCCTCTACCTTCAAACGCATTGGCAGTAATATCACTATTTTCAATGGGAACAGCAAAAATATATCGAGCATTAATATCAATATTGCCCCCGTCTCCAATGCCTCTGGCTGTGGTGCTAATGGAGCTATTATTGCGTAAAAATAAATTATTGGTTACACTCAGAGAAATATTGCCCTGTTCGTTGTTGGTTTCAGCTTGAATTCTTCCTTGATTATTGAGCAATAAATTTTCTGTATTAATAAAAAGGTTGCCGGCTGCTCCCATTCCTGTACTACTGACATTGATTTGACCCCCATTGATAACCGTTAATTGTGGGGTATTAATCGTTAAATTCCCTGCTGGTTTGGAACTTTCACTTATACCCGATAACGCGCTACCCGTCCCATCTACAACAATAGAATCGGAAGCATTAATCTGTAAAGATCCTGCTTGACCGAGACTGCCTTGATCCGCCGCTACCGAGATAATTCCCCCATCTCCCACGAATAAACGACCAGTGTTGATGATAATACTTCCTCCATTGCCGGTAGTTCCCTCTCCGCGAGTTCTAGCTTGCAAGCGACTTGGTTGCACTTGAGTAGGCGTGATTCCTCGTCCGATAACTTCTACAGAGTCAGAAGCGTCTATGATGATCGTACCTCCATCTCCTCCAGAACCATTGTTAGAACTATCTATTACTCCCCCATTGCGGAGAGTTAATCTTCCTGTTGTGATCTTGATGTCTCCGCTATTAGTAGTCCCACTTACAGTTTGAGTGGTTAAACCACTTAACCCTCCAATGCCTCCCTCCGCCTCCATAAATTCAGAGGCATTTATGGTTATATTTCCCCCTAATCCATTCCCTAAGTTAGATGCGTTTATAAAGGAAAAATTCCGAACAAATAACTGTTTTGTTTCAATGATTATTTCACCTGATGCTCCGCTCGAAAAAGTAGTAGTAAAAATATTACTCCCAAACGTAAGTTCTACTG belongs to Gloeothece citriformis PCC 7424 and includes:
- a CDS encoding filamentous hemagglutinin N-terminal domain-containing protein, with the translated sequence MAHFPLKKLANHLALAGGVFLHSFIPNSTSLAQIESDNTLSTHVITINNQQFTITGGTQAGGNLFHSLREFSVPAGGEAFFDNSLDVQNIITRVTGSSISNIEGIIRANGTANLFLLNPNGILLGPNAQLAIGGSFVATTAHQMQFADGSVFSASDPQSPPLLTLSVPIGLQFGNSRGEIINQSRAESLRDSQPGQFGLEVDIGKTIALVGGNISLVGGGVNAPGGRVELGSVGSNDYVSLSPIPQGWALGYEGVQNFSDIQLQEALINTTGQNSGNIVLTGRQLAITDNSLIVSFNDGVNPGGSIVIKASDSVELTFGSNIFTTTFSSGASGEIIIETKQLFVRNFSFINASNLGNGLGGNITINASEFMEAEGGIGGLSGLTTQTVSGTTNSGDIKITTGRLTLRNGGVIDSSNNGSGGDGGTIIIDASDSVEVIGRGITPTQVQPSRLQARTRGEGTTGNGGSIIINTGRLFVGDGGIISVAADQGSLGQAGSLQINASDSIVVDGTGSALSGISESSKPAGNLTINTPQLTVINGGQINVSSTGMGAAGNLFINTENLLLNNQGRIQAETNNEQGNISLSVTNNLFLRNNSSISTTARGIGDGGNIDINARYIFAVPIENSDITANAFEGRGGNITITTQGIFGIEPRGRITPLSDINASSELGINGVVQINRPDFEPQDQLSDDSRQSDTPQINDVCEVRRGELESRFVITGRGGYRPDPTDILSSSNIWEDIEPPQSLNESKVEPHRDSSSDIVEAQSWFINDQGKVMLVSQSPKVFTKACVDSSENKY